One window of the Chitinimonas sp. BJYL2 genome contains the following:
- a CDS encoding YiiD C-terminal domain-containing protein, with the protein MPKHWPTLLHQSIPLTRLMGVDATAQADGRITIAVPLAPNVNDKGTGFGGSLAVVATLAGWVEVQRQLDLAGLGDSVEIVIQRGETTYLLPVTADFSATADELDTDVLGRFLRLFARKGLARLALTASVHCEGVLTARFEAEYVAKRAEVAV; encoded by the coding sequence ATGCCAAAACACTGGCCAACCCTGCTGCACCAATCCATCCCGCTTACACGCCTTATGGGCGTGGATGCCACGGCACAGGCCGATGGCCGTATCACCATTGCCGTGCCGCTGGCACCGAATGTCAACGACAAGGGCACAGGCTTTGGCGGCAGCCTGGCCGTGGTCGCCACGCTGGCGGGCTGGGTGGAGGTGCAGCGGCAGCTCGATCTGGCCGGCTTGGGTGACAGCGTGGAAATTGTCATCCAGCGTGGCGAGACAACCTACCTGCTGCCGGTGACTGCCGACTTCTCTGCCACCGCAGACGAATTGGATACCGACGTGCTCGGGCGCTTCCTACGCCTGTTTGCCCGCAAAGGCCTGGCGAGGCTGGCACTGACGGCCAGCGTGCATTGCGAGGGCGTCCTGACGGCCCGGTTCGAGGCTGAGTACGTGGCGAAACGGGCTGAGGTGGCGGTTTAA